A genomic segment from Actinomadura hallensis encodes:
- a CDS encoding alpha/beta fold hydrolase produces the protein MTEITHRFVRSDSGLRMHVAEAGEGPLVLLLHGFPECWYSWRHQLVALAEAGFHAVAPDQRGYARTGGPAEAGEYTLLHLVGDAVGLIRALGADRAVVAGHDWGAPVAWAAAQMRPDVVRGVIAMSVPHRPRGSKPPVESMRRLFGDGFYMVRFQEPDAPEAELDRDRAATFRRMLYGMSGDGPTPALVAPGGGGLLDVLPDPERLPAWLTPADIDAYVEEYAESGFTGPVNWYRNLDRNWELTAAWHRAPIGPPALFLAGDRDVVSVGARQVIDTMTDFVPNLRETVWLPGCGHWTQQERPAEVNEAMLRFLRAL, from the coding sequence ATGACCGAGATCACGCATCGCTTCGTCCGGTCCGACAGCGGCCTGCGCATGCACGTGGCCGAGGCCGGCGAGGGGCCGCTCGTGCTGCTCCTGCACGGGTTCCCGGAATGCTGGTACTCCTGGCGGCACCAGCTCGTCGCGCTCGCGGAGGCCGGGTTCCACGCCGTCGCCCCCGACCAGCGCGGCTACGCCCGGACCGGCGGGCCCGCGGAGGCCGGCGAGTACACGCTCCTGCACCTGGTGGGGGACGCGGTCGGGCTCATCCGCGCGCTCGGCGCGGACCGCGCCGTCGTCGCCGGCCACGACTGGGGCGCCCCCGTCGCCTGGGCCGCCGCGCAGATGCGCCCGGACGTGGTGCGCGGAGTGATCGCCATGTCGGTCCCGCACCGCCCGCGCGGCAGCAAGCCCCCGGTCGAGTCCATGCGCCGCCTGTTCGGCGACGGCTTCTACATGGTCCGCTTCCAGGAGCCGGACGCCCCGGAGGCCGAACTGGACCGCGACCGGGCGGCCACGTTCCGGCGGATGCTGTACGGGATGTCGGGCGACGGCCCCACCCCCGCGCTGGTCGCCCCCGGAGGCGGCGGGCTCCTGGACGTCCTCCCGGACCCGGAGCGGCTGCCGGCCTGGCTCACCCCCGCCGACATCGACGCCTACGTCGAGGAGTACGCCGAGAGCGGCTTCACCGGCCCGGTGAACTGGTACCGCAACCTCGACCGCAACTGGGAGCTGACCGCCGCCTGGCACCGCGCCCCGATCGGGCCTCCCGCGCTGTTCCTCGCCGGGGACCGCGACGTCGTCTCGGTCGGCGCCCGCCAGGTGATCGACACCATGACCGACTTCGTGCCGAACCTCCGCGAGACGGTCTGGCTGCCCGGATGCGGCCACTGGACGCAGCAGGAGCGCCCCGCCGAGGTCAACGAGGCGATGCTCCGCTTCCTCCGCGCCCTCTGA
- a CDS encoding helix-turn-helix transcriptional regulator codes for MNRTDRLYALVEELRACAPRRVSARELAARYEVSVRTIERDIGALQQAGVPIFADVGRGGGYTLDRSRTLPPLNFTPAEAVAVAIALARADGSPYSRSARTALHKIVAAMSADDGASARELAARIRFLAPAEGDDEASVPAVLEQAVLSRRVVRLTYVDRTGAETERDVEPVTFTASGDGWYLTAWCRMRGGRRIFRTDRVRRAALLEETAPDRSTESVHDDIPSDYVVRPLEFV; via the coding sequence GTGAACCGCACCGACCGCTTGTACGCACTGGTGGAGGAGTTGCGCGCCTGCGCGCCGCGCCGCGTCAGCGCACGGGAGCTGGCCGCGCGGTACGAGGTCAGCGTCCGGACGATCGAGCGCGACATCGGCGCCCTCCAGCAGGCCGGGGTGCCGATCTTCGCCGACGTGGGGCGGGGCGGCGGCTACACCCTCGACAGGAGCCGCACCCTTCCGCCGCTGAACTTCACCCCCGCCGAGGCCGTCGCGGTCGCGATCGCGCTGGCCCGCGCGGACGGCTCCCCGTACTCCCGGTCCGCCCGCACCGCCCTCCACAAGATCGTCGCGGCGATGTCGGCGGACGACGGCGCGTCGGCCCGCGAACTGGCCGCCCGCATCCGCTTCCTGGCCCCCGCCGAGGGCGACGACGAGGCGTCGGTGCCCGCGGTGCTGGAGCAGGCCGTCCTGTCCCGCCGGGTGGTCCGCCTCACCTACGTCGACCGGACGGGCGCCGAGACCGAACGCGACGTCGAGCCGGTGACGTTCACCGCGTCCGGCGACGGCTGGTACCTGACCGCCTGGTGCCGGATGCGCGGCGGCCGCCGCATCTTCCGCACCGACCGCGTCCGCCGCGCCGCCCTGCTGGAGGAGACCGCCCCCGACCGCTCCACCGAGTCCGTGCACGACGACATCCCGTCCGACTACGTAGTCCGCCCTCTGGAGTTCGTCTGA
- a CDS encoding EF-hand domain-containing protein, translated as MSEQYEAVFARYDTDGDGQLTQDEVAAAVAGLFPAAEVADLSGIVKALFAEYDTDGDGLLSVNEFVPLAQNLPELDP; from the coding sequence ATGTCCGAGCAGTACGAGGCGGTGTTCGCCCGGTACGACACCGACGGGGACGGGCAGCTCACCCAGGACGAGGTCGCCGCGGCGGTCGCCGGCCTGTTCCCGGCGGCCGAGGTGGCCGACCTGTCGGGGATCGTCAAGGCCCTGTTCGCCGAGTACGACACCGACGGCGACGGCCTCCTGTCAGTGAACGAGTTCGTCCCCCTGGCCCAGAACCTCCCCGAACTCGACCCGTGA
- a CDS encoding DUF397 domain-containing protein, translating to MTTPRWRKSTHSGGDEGNCVEVANLGDHIAIRDSKVPGAGISF from the coding sequence ATGACCACACCCCGCTGGCGCAAGAGCACCCACAGCGGCGGAGACGAAGGCAACTGCGTGGAGGTCGCGAACCTGGGCGACCACATCGCCATCCGCGACAGCAAGGTGCCGGGGGCGGGCATCTCGTTTTGA
- a CDS encoding DUF397 domain-containing protein — protein sequence MNIPEPVHTPWRKSTYSGANEGNCVEIADLNDHIAIRDSKAPEAGHLTLTRRNFAALVNHLARQP from the coding sequence ATGAACATCCCCGAACCGGTCCACACCCCTTGGCGCAAGAGCACCTACAGCGGCGCCAACGAAGGCAACTGTGTCGAAATCGCCGACCTCAACGACCACATCGCCATCCGCGACAGCAAGGCACCAGAGGCCGGCCACCTCACGCTCACACGCCGGAACTTCGCCGCACTCGTCAATCACCTGGCAAGGCAGCCATGA
- a CDS encoding DUF5753 domain-containing protein: MASLEEDAAEIRNFEPSIVPGLLQIPDYARKIIAIGSAKHPRDVEALVDFRMSRQRVLNQPNPPRFVPIIAEAVLHNQVGRDPRILRAQVLRLAEVARFDHVELCILPKMASEYLALTTSYALLSLRPPGRLTASVVDQITGSIFVEDEAKVAVHEKTFELLLSATLSRSASLRLIERVASQT, translated from the coding sequence TTGGCCAGCCTCGAAGAGGACGCCGCCGAGATCCGCAACTTCGAGCCCAGCATCGTTCCTGGACTACTCCAGATTCCCGACTATGCGAGGAAGATCATCGCAATCGGCAGCGCTAAACACCCGCGCGATGTGGAGGCGCTGGTTGACTTCCGGATGTCCCGCCAGCGGGTTTTGAATCAACCGAACCCGCCCCGATTTGTGCCAATCATCGCGGAAGCCGTCCTTCACAACCAGGTCGGACGTGACCCTAGGATCCTCCGCGCCCAGGTTCTTCGACTAGCAGAAGTTGCACGCTTCGATCACGTGGAGCTCTGCATACTCCCCAAGATGGCCAGCGAGTACCTCGCGCTCACCACCTCGTATGCACTCCTCTCCCTGCGCCCGCCGGGACGGCTCACCGCTTCCGTAGTCGACCAGATCACCGGAAGCATCTTCGTGGAGGACGAAGCCAAGGTCGCAGTCCACGAGAAGACTTTCGAGCTGCTGCTCTCAGCAACCCTAAGCAGATCTGCTTCGCTGAGGCTTATTGAGAGGGTAGCGTCACAAACATGA